The Halotia branconii CENA392 region ACTTAATACATAACGGCAGTTTGTCAAAGTATCCTCTGGAAGCCACCGCTTCGACTTCTCTCAAAATTCCAAGTTAAGAATTTTTTTTGAGTTGAGGATTTTCTTGTCAGGAGTGATCATTCTCAGTATTGAGTGCTAATAAATCTTATTGGGAAGATCGCACAAGATATGGAGATGAGATTTGCTCTACTTTGCTACTTTGCGCTAAAGCTTGATAAACCATTGCTGCTACCTCTGCACGGGTAGCTTCTTTATTGGGAGCTAAAGTTTGGGAATCGGGATAGTTAATCACAAGACCATTGGCTGTAGCTGCTGCGATTTTACCGATAGCGTATTGAGGGATATCTTGAGCATCTTTGTAGATACTTAAAACTTGATCTGGAGCAGCTGGTTCTTGAAGATTTAACCCGCTGACAAGAGCGACTAACACTTGCACGCGCGGAATCTTTTGTTCTGGTTTAAAGATGTTATTAGGGTAGCCTTTTAAGAATCCAGTGCTAATAGCTTCGTTAATTGCTGGTATCGCCCAAGATGTTTTTGATACATCTTTGAAAGATAAGGTAGAATTGCTACTTTCTTTGTTAAAGGTTCGTTGGAGTATGGCAGCAAATTCGGCCCGATTAACAGGCTGATTTGGTCGAAAAGAATAATCTGGAAAACCTTTGATCATCCCACGGGAAGATAGAACATCAATAAAACGACTTGCCCAAAAGTCCGTAGGCACATCATTAAATGCGATGGGTGGGGGAATAATTGACTTGTTTCTGGCAGGAGAAACTAAAGGCAGAGGTGATGATTTGATGGACGATTCAAAGTCTGTTGATAGAGGCAGAAGCCTTTGCCTCGGTGTTGATTTGATAGCAGGATCTATATTAATAGGTGGAAATACAAAAGGAGGAATTACCTCATCAGTTGGGGCTGGGGTAGGATTTGGTGCAGTGATATCTGTATCTAAAGGCGATCGCTTGGTGTTTAAATTAGAATTTGGGGTTGGTGTTAACGTCGGGGTGGGGGATGGCGATACAGGAGTGGGTTGAACGTTAGCAGAAGGATTTAAGACAAGTGGGATGATTCGTTTGAAGTTCCAGCTAGCATCTTCACGGGAAAGTGACCAAAATAAAATCCCTCCAATGGCGCTAAAGGCAACCAAAATGCCGATAAATTCATCAAAGCCAAGGGCATTTGTTTGGGATGACTGTGGATCGTCAGGAGGTCTATTTGTCATCGTTATTACCCTGGTAACAATAAAGTTTAGTACTTAAAACCAATTAACCCACAAAATGAATCAAAGATGAAGTATGAAATTTTCATTGAAAGCGGCGAGAAACTCTATCCCTGCATGAGTGGTTAAATTAGTGAACAGTTAACAGTAGACCTCTTGCATAAATATTTTTTTGTTTCGCGCAAAGGCGCAAAGACGCAAAGAAGAACGCGAAAAAACGACTTTTGCAATAAGTCTAGTGAACAGTGATAATCTATACCCTATGCCTTTATGGGTAAAGTTTTTATCTTGCTTAAAGAACTCTTAGTAAGCTAGGAATGCTATCTATCGCTGGCAAATCCCTAATTTCTGCCAAAGCTTGTCTAAAGTCGCCTTCTCGAACGTCGTGGGTGACAACCACAATTTCTGCTAGTTTTTCCTGAAAGCCTGTCTGCACAACTGACTCTAAGCTTACGCCATAGTTGCCAAAACAAGTACCCAATTTACCAATAACTCCGGGTTGGTCTTTGGTGAGAAACCTAGTATAAAACCGAGTCACGAGTTCAGCAATCGGGGCAATTTCGCAGTAATCATCATGGCCACAAGTAAATAGGGGATTGGGGTTAGCTGTACTGGTTTGGAGGGTAGCAGCTAAATTCAAGATATCTGATGATACAGCGCTGGCAGTTGCACCAGCACCTGCACCGGGACCAAAAAACATCACTTGACCGATGGGTTCTCCTTCTACAAGAATGGCGTTATAAACACCGTTAATGCTGGCTAAGGGGTGCGTTTTGGATACTAAAGTCGGATGGACTCTCACAGACAACTGAGAGTTTTTATTGCTTTGGCGTTTGGCGATCGCTAATAGTTTAATCACAAATCCCAATTTTTCGGCATAAGCAATATCTGTCTTGCTAACTTGCCGAATCCCTTCA contains the following coding sequences:
- a CDS encoding S-layer homology domain-containing protein — translated: MTNRPPDDPQSSQTNALGFDEFIGILVAFSAIGGILFWSLSREDASWNFKRIIPLVLNPSANVQPTPVSPSPTPTLTPTPNSNLNTKRSPLDTDITAPNPTPAPTDEVIPPFVFPPINIDPAIKSTPRQRLLPLSTDFESSIKSSPLPLVSPARNKSIIPPPIAFNDVPTDFWASRFIDVLSSRGMIKGFPDYSFRPNQPVNRAEFAAILQRTFNKESSNSTLSFKDVSKTSWAIPAINEAISTGFLKGYPNNIFKPEQKIPRVQVLVALVSGLNLQEPAAPDQVLSIYKDAQDIPQYAIGKIAAATANGLVINYPDSQTLAPNKEATRAEVAAMVYQALAQSSKVEQISSPYLVRSSQ